The window ATTCAACATGGTCGATTTGCTGGCCTATATCGCCGGAATGCTGATGCTCGGCGCCGGCGTTGGACTGTTCAGCGCCGCGCTGGGTCTCGGTGGCGGCCTGCTCATGGTGCCCGCGTTCATGCTGTTTGTACCGGGCATGGACAGCCACACGGCAAAGGGCACAAGCCTCTTCCTGATCATTTTCGTGTCGGCTCTGAATGCGTGGCAATTGAACCGTGGTCTGGAAAAGATACCTTGGCGGCTGGCGGGAATGCTCGCGTCCGGCTCGGTTTTCGGCAGCTTCTTTGGCGCCTGGGTGACGGCGCGCCTGCCTGAGAACACGGTGACGCTTCTGTTCGTCGGGTTTGTCCTGCTTATTGCGGTGCGGACATTCTTCATCCGGGAACGCATTGTCCAAGAGGAGGAGACGCACCGGCGCAATGGGCTG is drawn from Candidatus Hydrogenedentota bacterium and contains these coding sequences:
- a CDS encoding sulfite exporter TauE/SafE family protein, coding for MVDLLAYIAGMLMLGAGVGLFSAALGLGGGLLMVPAFMLFVPGMDSHTAKGTSLFLIIFVSALNAWQLNRGLEKIPWRLAGMLASGSVFGSFFGAWVTARLPENTVTLLFVGFVLLIAVRTFFIRERIVQEEETHRRNGLAVCIGFLAGLAGGATGTGGGAVLIPLALMAGMVSNERAVGLSNLVMVATSIAGSVAHLQAERVFPGAWTVGHVSLSIVP